In a genomic window of Vigna angularis cultivar LongXiaoDou No.4 chromosome 6, ASM1680809v1, whole genome shotgun sequence:
- the LOC108320971 gene encoding vacuolar cation/proton exchanger 5 isoform X1, whose protein sequence is METRVEGKPTRLASGFSDNLSETCKMGTPNGRGIHKSDDEIPFDSDINYHSAESSLVEVLGSHSGESLTVHHETLAGIVYRSIQVVIFSNKLNLLMPFGPVAILVQKLTAHLGWVFALSLLGIMPLAERLGYATEQLAFYSGDTVGGLLNATFGNATELIISIYALKSGMTRVVQLSLLGSILSNMLLVLGCAFLCGGIVNHKKEQVFNKATASVNSGLLLMAVMGILFPAVLHYTHTEVHVGKSELSLSRFSSCVMLVAYAAYLFFQLKSQRSLYVSVNEEEGQSGNNSNDDESPDISKWESIIWLSVMTAWISILSEYLVGAIEGASTAWEIPIAFISVILLPLVGNAAEHASAIMFAMKDKLDISIGVAIGSSTQISMFVIPFCVVIGWIMGHSMDLNFQLFETAALFVTVLVVAFMLQEGTANYFKGLMLILCYLIVAASFYVHIDSSE, encoded by the exons ATGGAGACTCGGGTTGAAGGGAAACCTACTCGTCT TGCATCAGGGTTCTCAGATAACTTGTCTGAGACTTGCAAG ATGGGTACTCCAAATGGAAGAGGAATTCACAAGTCTGATGATGAAATTCCTTTTGACTCCGACATAAATTATCACTCGGCTGAATCTAGTCTGGTGGAGGTACTTGGATCACATTCTGGAGAATCTCTGACTGTTCATCATGAAACGTTGGCTGGTATTGTTTATAGGAGCATACAAGTTGTGATTTTCTCTAACAAACTCAACTTGCTTATGCCTTTTGGGCCTGTTGCAATTCTTGTGCAGAAGTTGACTGCTCATCTT GGTTGGGTCTTTGCTCTGAGTTTGTTGGGTATAATGCCTCTGGCGGAGCGGTTAGGTTATGCTACCGA GCAGCTGGCATTTTACAGTGGAGATACTG TTGGGGGTCTTTTAAATGCTACATTTGGAAATGCAACAGAATTGATCATCTCAATATATGCACTGAAAAGTGGAATGACACGGGTTGTCCAGCTCTCTTTGCTGGGATCAATTTTGTCCAATATGTTACTAGTGCTTGGATGTGCATTCTTATGCGGTGGGATTGTTAATCATAAGAAAGAACAAGTGTTTAACAAG GCAACTGCTTCTGTGAATTCAGGATTACTGTTGATGGCAGTCATGGGCATACTTTTTCCAGCTGTGCTACACTATACACATACCGAGGTTCATGTTGGGAAGTCAGAGTTGTCCCTTTCAAGATTCAGCAGCTGTGTCATGCTTGTGGCCTATGCTGCATACCTGTTTTTTCAGTTAAAAAGTCAAAGAAGTCTCTATGTCTCTGTGAACGAG GAAGAGGGTCAGAGTGGAAACAACTCAAATGACGATGAATCACCAGATATTTCGAAATGGGAATCAATAATATGGCTTTCGGTTATGACTGCTTGGATATCAATCTTGTCTGAATACTTGGTTGGCGCTATAGAG GGAGCATCTACTGCATGGGAAATTCCAATTGCATTTATCAGTGTCATATTGCTTCCGCTAGTGGGGAATGCGGCTGAGCATGCCAGTGCTATAATGTTTGCCATGAAAGATAAACTT GACATTTCCATAGGGGTTGCAATAGGCTCATCCACACAGATATCTATGTTTGTG ATACCATTTTGTGTTGTTATTGGCTGGATAATGGGGCATTCTATGGACTTGAACTTTCAACTATTTGAAACTGCAGCACTATTTGTTACTGTTTTAGTTGTAGCCTTCATGTTGCAG GAAGGAACTGCTAATTACTTCAAAGGATTGATGCTTATTCTTTGCTATCTGATTGTGGCAGCCAGTTTTTATGTACATATAGATTCCTCTGAATAG
- the LOC108320974 gene encoding uncharacterized protein LOC108320974: MHQLLRSVRDDWEPVSWEDIIVLLQRYGFDRQAALNMMKLRRELDQAKEATIVIEYPEANHLHFESLGSLKKYSLGDIVQWPSLKKVTVNDCPNITKFGLGRTKSVILENQASLADIFESLNDEFSTIVEYEIGDTEELHKRMHNLQPSHFTNLVVFRAKNCDENLTTLIYILMKRSKKLQIIEIQCCKTSGYLFDDLDPTLLDEKFKYLREIKELKVIQVYEMVSLCRWDVKEYFDFKSLQIVHLKSCPSVKVLFYSSSFSTGLSELKELKLEACENLEEVVYYYTYSSSSVFFPRLSKVEVKSLSKFRRFSKFCEFFLDPTNNTLPELDELRLDGCDVLLYVASFETPPEKMKLKKVFVSNCYALKMVILVKEIPNSIELLHELDELILINLPNLTHIIDKECVRLYQNLRTLQVERCGFLHWLPIPLTLTNMKILDCDSLHKTVVIRKEKEEKEKVIFSQLKEVILQNLTNLYTAFPFGSEFPSLEILKITNCPSLMTFVEEHNDLKEHKEQALSTSFFPNSLSLEKLKVLYIIDQDIKELWHYSLSSESFCQIENLTLSNNNKLLSVISSRLIIRFNNMKDFTLDKCESLITIFILEDDHPMQEMFPQLRKISLSNLNNLKFIWNKEPNVPFFSNLASLFIVHCDSIESLFSLSSSKYLKKLKLLRLYSCKELKQVISSDEDENASTNFPQMKCLVLKDLPKLVNFSHYHGTLDWPSLQTLRVSNVPSMKIFSRGNINTPLLRSIDITFIKKLWFENLNKTISFIYNNPELIKVTQIKKEEQLQQQDNNG; this comes from the exons ATGCATCAACTTCTGCGATCTGTGCGAGATGACTGGGAG CCTGTCTCGTGGGAAGATATTATAGTATTGCTACAACGGTATGGATTCGATAGGCAGGCAGCACTAAACATGATG AAGTTACGTAGAGAACTTGATCAAGCTAAAGAAGCGACGATTGTAATAGAATATCCAGAAGCAAACCATTTACACTTTGAAAGCTTAGGGAGTTTAAAGAAATATTCTCTTGGAGATATCGTTCAGTGGCCATCATTAAAGAAAGTGACTGTGAACGATTGTCCCAACATAACAAAGTTTGGTTTGGGAAGAACAAAATCAGTAATCTTGGAAAACCAAGCGTCTCTGGCAGATATTTTTGAATCATTG AATGATGAGTTTTCAACGATTGTTGAATATGAGATTGGTGACACTGAGGAATTACACAAAAGAATGCATAACCTTCAACCTTCACATTTCACCAACCTTGTAGTGTTTCGAGCAAAAAACTGTGATGAAAACTTGActacattaatatatattttgatgaaGAGGTCAAAAAAGCTTCAAATTATTGAAATTCAGTGTTGTAAAACATCAGGATATCTATTTGACGATTTGGATCCTACTCTTTTGGATGAAAAGTTTAAGTATTTGAGAGAAATAAAGGAATTAAAGGTAATCCAAGTATATGAGATGGTGTCATTATGCCGTTGGGatgttaaagaatattttgACTTCAAAAGTCTGCAAATTGTACACCTCAAAAGTTGTCCCTCTGTAAAGGTTCTCTTCTATTCATCATCCTTTTCCACAGGGCTTTCCGAACTAAAGGAATTAAAGTTAGAGGCATGTGAGAATTTAGAGGAAGTAGTTTACTACTATacatattcttcttcttctgtgtTCTTCCCAAGATTAAGTAAAGTGGAGGTAAAGTCTCTCTCAAAATTCAGgaggttttcaaaattttgtgaatttttcttAGATCCAACGAATAACACTTTACCTGAGTTGGATGAATTGAGATTAGATGGTTGTGACGTGTTGCTCTATGTAGCCTCCTTTGAGACACCGCCCGagaagatgaaattgaagaaaGTCTTTGTGAGTAATTGCTATGCATTGAAAATGGTAATACTGGTGAAGGAAATACCTAACTCTATAGAGCTCCTCCACGAATTAGATGAATTGATTTTGATTAATCTTCCTAATTTAACTCACATCATCGACAAAGAATGTGTTAGGTTATATCAAAATCTACGTACTCTACAAGTAGAAAGATGTGGGTTTCTTCATTGGTTGCCAATTCCTCTAACTTtaacaaatatgaaaattttggaTTGTGATTCCTTGCATAAGACCGTGGTCatcagaaaagaaaaggaagaaaaagaaaaagtcattttttctCAATTAAAGGAGGTTATTCTTCAAAATCTAACAAATTTGTATACTGCATTTCCTTTTGGGTCAGAATTTCCATCCTTGGAAATACTGAAAATAACAAATTGTCCTTCTCTAATGACATTTGTTGAAGAACACAATGATTTGAAAGAGCATAAAGAACAAGCTCTTTCAACAAGTTTCTTTCCAAATTCG TTGTCATTGGAAAAGTTGAAGGTGCTTTATATAATAGATCAAGATATTAAAGAGCTTTGGCACTATAGTTTGTCTTCTGAATCATTTTGTCAGATAGAAAATTTGACTTTAAGcaacaataataaattgttAAGTGTCATCTCTTCTAGACTGATCATAAGATTCAACAACATGAAAGATTTCACTTTAGACAAATGTGAATCATTGATTACAATATTCATTCTTGAAGATGATCATCCTATGCAAGAAATGTTTCCTCAACTGCGGAAAATATCATTGAGCAacctaaataatttgaaatttatatggaACAAAGAACCTAATGTTCCATTCTTCTCAAATTTGGCGTCACTTTTCATTGTCCATTGTGATAGCATTGAAAGtttattttcactttcttcCTCCAAATATCTTAAGAAACTCAAATTACTGAGGCTGTATAGTTGTAAAGAACTAAAGCAAGTGATCTCGagtgatgaagatgaaaatgcATCTACCAATTTTCCCCAAATGAAATGTCTAGTATTGAAGGATCTTCCAAAGTTGGTGAATTTCAGTCATTATCATGGAACTCTTGATTGGCctagtttacaaactttaagggTTAGCAATGTTCCAagtatgaaaatattttcaagagGCAACATCAACACACCATTGTTGAGATCAATAGATATAACATTTATTAAGAAGCTTTGGTTTGAAAATCTAAATAAGACTATAtcatttatttacaacaatCCAG aattaattaaagtgactcaaataaaaaaagaggaACAACTTCAACAACAAGACAACAATGGATAA
- the LOC108320971 gene encoding vacuolar cation/proton exchanger 5 isoform X3: METRVEGKPTRLASGFSDNLSETCKMGTPNGRGIHKSDDEIPFDSDINYHSAESSLVEVLGSHSGESLTVHHETLAGIVYRSIQVVIFSNKLNLLMPFGPVAILVQKLTAHLGWVFALSLLGIMPLAERLGYATEQLAFYSGDTVGGLLNATFGNATELIISIYALKSGMTRVVQLSLLGSILSNMLLVLGCAFLCGGIVNHKKEQVFNKATASVNSGLLLMAVMGILFPAVLHYTHTEVHVGKSELSLSRFSSCVMLVAYAAYLFFQLKSQRSLYVSVNEEEGQSGNNSNDDESPDISKWESIIWLSVMTAWISILSEYLVGAIEGASTAWEIPIAFISVILLPLVGNAAEHASAIMFAMKDKLDISIGVAIGSSTQISMFVEGTANYFKGLMLILCYLIVAASFYVHIDSSE, from the exons ATGGAGACTCGGGTTGAAGGGAAACCTACTCGTCT TGCATCAGGGTTCTCAGATAACTTGTCTGAGACTTGCAAG ATGGGTACTCCAAATGGAAGAGGAATTCACAAGTCTGATGATGAAATTCCTTTTGACTCCGACATAAATTATCACTCGGCTGAATCTAGTCTGGTGGAGGTACTTGGATCACATTCTGGAGAATCTCTGACTGTTCATCATGAAACGTTGGCTGGTATTGTTTATAGGAGCATACAAGTTGTGATTTTCTCTAACAAACTCAACTTGCTTATGCCTTTTGGGCCTGTTGCAATTCTTGTGCAGAAGTTGACTGCTCATCTT GGTTGGGTCTTTGCTCTGAGTTTGTTGGGTATAATGCCTCTGGCGGAGCGGTTAGGTTATGCTACCGA GCAGCTGGCATTTTACAGTGGAGATACTG TTGGGGGTCTTTTAAATGCTACATTTGGAAATGCAACAGAATTGATCATCTCAATATATGCACTGAAAAGTGGAATGACACGGGTTGTCCAGCTCTCTTTGCTGGGATCAATTTTGTCCAATATGTTACTAGTGCTTGGATGTGCATTCTTATGCGGTGGGATTGTTAATCATAAGAAAGAACAAGTGTTTAACAAG GCAACTGCTTCTGTGAATTCAGGATTACTGTTGATGGCAGTCATGGGCATACTTTTTCCAGCTGTGCTACACTATACACATACCGAGGTTCATGTTGGGAAGTCAGAGTTGTCCCTTTCAAGATTCAGCAGCTGTGTCATGCTTGTGGCCTATGCTGCATACCTGTTTTTTCAGTTAAAAAGTCAAAGAAGTCTCTATGTCTCTGTGAACGAG GAAGAGGGTCAGAGTGGAAACAACTCAAATGACGATGAATCACCAGATATTTCGAAATGGGAATCAATAATATGGCTTTCGGTTATGACTGCTTGGATATCAATCTTGTCTGAATACTTGGTTGGCGCTATAGAG GGAGCATCTACTGCATGGGAAATTCCAATTGCATTTATCAGTGTCATATTGCTTCCGCTAGTGGGGAATGCGGCTGAGCATGCCAGTGCTATAATGTTTGCCATGAAAGATAAACTT GACATTTCCATAGGGGTTGCAATAGGCTCATCCACACAGATATCTATGTTTGTG GAAGGAACTGCTAATTACTTCAAAGGATTGATGCTTATTCTTTGCTATCTGATTGTGGCAGCCAGTTTTTATGTACATATAGATTCCTCTGAATAG
- the LOC108320976 gene encoding H/ACA ribonucleoprotein complex subunit 2-like protein, translating to MGSDSETERSVQKEKEKKKMPSLAPIAKPLAGKKLCKRTLKLVRRAAEHKCLKRGVKEVVKSIRRGHKGFCVIAGNISPIDVITHVPVLCEESDIPYIYVPSKEDLAGAGATKRPTCCVLVQTKPAKGELEQGEQEKLKSDYDQVVSEVKELAASLF from the exons atgggAAGCGACAGCGAGACAGAGAGATCGGTGcaaaaggagaaggagaagaagaagatgccGTCTCTAGCTCCCATAGCTAAGCCGCTTGCCGGCAAGAAGCTTTGCAAGCGTACCCTTAAACTTGTTCGCAGAG CCGCCGAACACAAATGCTTAAAGAGAGGAGTCAAGGAGGTCGTTAAAAGCATTAGGAGAGGTCATAAAGG ATTCTGTGTTATCGCTGGCAACATTTCACCCATTGATGTCATCACCCATGTTCCCGTTCTCTGTGAGGAGTCTGACATTCCATACATATAtgtcccatccaaagaa GATCTTGCTGGTGCAGGAGCAACAAAGAGGCCTACTTGCTGTGTTTTGGTACAGACGAAACCTGCAAAGGGTGAATTAGAGCAAGGGGAACAAGAGAAACTAAAGTCTGACTATGATCAAGTTGTGTCGGAAGTTAAGGAGCTTGCAGCTTCACTTTTTTGA
- the LOC108320971 gene encoding vacuolar cation/proton exchanger 5 isoform X2, protein MGTPNGRGIHKSDDEIPFDSDINYHSAESSLVEVLGSHSGESLTVHHETLAGIVYRSIQVVIFSNKLNLLMPFGPVAILVQKLTAHLGWVFALSLLGIMPLAERLGYATEQLAFYSGDTVGGLLNATFGNATELIISIYALKSGMTRVVQLSLLGSILSNMLLVLGCAFLCGGIVNHKKEQVFNKATASVNSGLLLMAVMGILFPAVLHYTHTEVHVGKSELSLSRFSSCVMLVAYAAYLFFQLKSQRSLYVSVNEEEGQSGNNSNDDESPDISKWESIIWLSVMTAWISILSEYLVGAIEGASTAWEIPIAFISVILLPLVGNAAEHASAIMFAMKDKLDISIGVAIGSSTQISMFVIPFCVVIGWIMGHSMDLNFQLFETAALFVTVLVVAFMLQEGTANYFKGLMLILCYLIVAASFYVHIDSSE, encoded by the exons ATGGGTACTCCAAATGGAAGAGGAATTCACAAGTCTGATGATGAAATTCCTTTTGACTCCGACATAAATTATCACTCGGCTGAATCTAGTCTGGTGGAGGTACTTGGATCACATTCTGGAGAATCTCTGACTGTTCATCATGAAACGTTGGCTGGTATTGTTTATAGGAGCATACAAGTTGTGATTTTCTCTAACAAACTCAACTTGCTTATGCCTTTTGGGCCTGTTGCAATTCTTGTGCAGAAGTTGACTGCTCATCTT GGTTGGGTCTTTGCTCTGAGTTTGTTGGGTATAATGCCTCTGGCGGAGCGGTTAGGTTATGCTACCGA GCAGCTGGCATTTTACAGTGGAGATACTG TTGGGGGTCTTTTAAATGCTACATTTGGAAATGCAACAGAATTGATCATCTCAATATATGCACTGAAAAGTGGAATGACACGGGTTGTCCAGCTCTCTTTGCTGGGATCAATTTTGTCCAATATGTTACTAGTGCTTGGATGTGCATTCTTATGCGGTGGGATTGTTAATCATAAGAAAGAACAAGTGTTTAACAAG GCAACTGCTTCTGTGAATTCAGGATTACTGTTGATGGCAGTCATGGGCATACTTTTTCCAGCTGTGCTACACTATACACATACCGAGGTTCATGTTGGGAAGTCAGAGTTGTCCCTTTCAAGATTCAGCAGCTGTGTCATGCTTGTGGCCTATGCTGCATACCTGTTTTTTCAGTTAAAAAGTCAAAGAAGTCTCTATGTCTCTGTGAACGAG GAAGAGGGTCAGAGTGGAAACAACTCAAATGACGATGAATCACCAGATATTTCGAAATGGGAATCAATAATATGGCTTTCGGTTATGACTGCTTGGATATCAATCTTGTCTGAATACTTGGTTGGCGCTATAGAG GGAGCATCTACTGCATGGGAAATTCCAATTGCATTTATCAGTGTCATATTGCTTCCGCTAGTGGGGAATGCGGCTGAGCATGCCAGTGCTATAATGTTTGCCATGAAAGATAAACTT GACATTTCCATAGGGGTTGCAATAGGCTCATCCACACAGATATCTATGTTTGTG ATACCATTTTGTGTTGTTATTGGCTGGATAATGGGGCATTCTATGGACTTGAACTTTCAACTATTTGAAACTGCAGCACTATTTGTTACTGTTTTAGTTGTAGCCTTCATGTTGCAG GAAGGAACTGCTAATTACTTCAAAGGATTGATGCTTATTCTTTGCTATCTGATTGTGGCAGCCAGTTTTTATGTACATATAGATTCCTCTGAATAG